One Saccharopolyspora erythraea NRRL 2338 genomic region harbors:
- a CDS encoding restriction endonuclease subunit S, whose product MSVVPLKYVAYIRPGQAPPSTEVSDLIDGLPFLQGNAEFQAAHPVPRLQCDTASKIAKCGDVLLSVRAPVGALNIADREYGIGRGLCSVSATGCDARFLWWWLHSAGERLDAVSTGTTYRAVTGEDVGMLPFPRVSLEEQRRIADFLDAETTRIDKLSALRERQLDILEEKAMRRVYDTVRGTGVVGARRPSGLSWLGSVPVHWRVAAVSHYFEVELGKMLNQERARGDHLRPYLRVANVQWGVVDTTELAMMDFPPEEQKRYRLQPGDLLVNEGGSWPGRAAVWSGEIEEIYYQKALHRIRPRGMESTWWLYFCLVAAERMKVFQVQGNSSTMTHLTREQLRPQRFPFPDLAEQEQAVERLKDAEAKDRQIRRVLSRQQATLAERRQALITAAVTGEFDVSTASGRGIEE is encoded by the coding sequence GTGAGCGTCGTTCCGTTGAAGTACGTTGCCTATATCAGGCCAGGACAAGCACCACCTTCCACTGAAGTTTCGGACTTGATTGATGGTCTTCCGTTTCTGCAAGGAAATGCGGAGTTTCAGGCGGCCCATCCGGTTCCTCGGTTGCAATGCGATACCGCATCGAAGATCGCGAAATGCGGTGATGTCCTGCTCTCAGTGCGAGCACCTGTCGGGGCGTTGAATATTGCCGATCGGGAATATGGAATTGGTCGTGGCCTTTGTTCCGTATCGGCTACTGGGTGCGACGCGAGGTTCCTCTGGTGGTGGCTTCACTCGGCGGGAGAACGCCTTGACGCTGTCTCGACCGGCACGACTTACCGTGCTGTTACTGGTGAAGATGTCGGCATGCTGCCGTTTCCTAGAGTCTCGTTGGAGGAGCAGCGGCGCATCGCCGACTTCCTCGACGCCGAGACCACTCGCATCGACAAGCTCAGCGCACTCCGCGAGCGGCAACTCGATATTCTGGAAGAAAAGGCTATGCGACGCGTGTACGACACGGTTCGTGGAACGGGTGTCGTCGGTGCTCGGCGCCCCAGTGGACTGAGTTGGCTCGGCTCGGTTCCCGTGCACTGGCGAGTCGCAGCCGTTTCGCACTATTTCGAAGTCGAGCTCGGGAAAATGCTTAACCAGGAGCGAGCGCGTGGCGATCATTTGCGGCCCTACCTGCGTGTCGCGAACGTGCAATGGGGCGTGGTCGACACGACTGAGCTAGCGATGATGGATTTCCCGCCCGAAGAGCAAAAGCGGTACCGCCTCCAACCTGGTGATCTTCTGGTCAACGAGGGCGGCAGTTGGCCCGGTCGAGCCGCGGTATGGAGCGGCGAGATCGAAGAGATCTACTATCAGAAGGCACTCCACCGGATCCGTCCGCGCGGGATGGAGTCGACATGGTGGCTTTACTTCTGCTTGGTCGCAGCTGAGCGCATGAAGGTGTTCCAAGTCCAGGGAAATTCGAGCACGATGACGCACCTGACTCGTGAGCAGCTTCGCCCCCAGCGCTTCCCGTTTCCAGATCTGGCTGAACAGGAACAGGCGGTCGAACGTCTGAAAGACGCCGAGGCCAAGGATCGTCAGATTCGACGCGTGTTGTCGCGTCAGCAAGCGACTCTCGCTGAACGCCGCCAGGCGCTCATCACTGCCGCCGTCACCGGCGAGTTTGACGTGTCCACCGCCAGCGGGCGAGGAATCGAGGAGTAG
- a CDS encoding type I restriction-modification system subunit M: MNTNKHTELANHAWSVADLLRGDYKQSDYGKVILPFTVLRRLECVLKPTRGKVLETVEKYRNRDLDPDTFLRKASGHRFYNTTPLTLKSIVADSSHVARNLTQYIGGFSPNAYEVLERYDFAQQIKKLDGANLLYKVTSTFADLDLRPEVVDNHQMGYIFEELIRRFAEQSNETAGEHFTPREVIELMVNLLIAPDDEALSKPGVIRRVLDPACGTGGMLSAAYEHITTMNADATVEVYGQELNPESWAICRSDLMIKDQDPDNIKFGNSFSDDGHYRRTFHYLLANPPFGVEWKKVKEDVEGDLEQLGENSRFWPALPRINDGSLLFLQHMLSKMNSVEDGGGRVAIVFNGSPLFTGAAGSGESQIRQHILENDWLEAVVALPDQLFYNTGISTYFWILTNRKSPDYKGKVVLLDAREYWQKMRKSLGDKRKYVASDQIAEITRLYAEALQVAKDENHPLHGKVKVFENDDFGYRRITVERPLKLRFEFTEEILASLGEAKQIQKLDDPEQFVAALRPLLGQTWWKKTEAWLALKDAIVAAGLTWPTGAAFNKALRDAIGVRDPEGEVQIAKGETEPDPELRDYENVPLDQDVEDYLEREVLPHVPDAWIDHTKTKIGYEIPFTRHFYVYEPPRPLAEIDAELKALEAEIQELLGEVTE, translated from the coding sequence TTGAACACGAACAAGCACACCGAGTTGGCGAACCACGCCTGGTCGGTCGCCGATCTGCTGCGCGGTGACTACAAACAGTCCGACTACGGCAAGGTGATCCTGCCGTTCACGGTGCTGCGACGACTCGAATGCGTGCTGAAGCCGACCCGGGGGAAGGTCCTGGAGACAGTCGAGAAGTACCGTAATCGGGACCTCGACCCGGACACGTTCCTCCGCAAGGCGTCGGGCCACCGCTTTTACAACACCACGCCCCTCACGTTGAAATCGATCGTGGCTGACTCGTCGCATGTGGCGCGGAACCTCACACAGTACATCGGTGGTTTCTCCCCGAACGCCTACGAGGTCCTGGAGCGCTACGACTTCGCACAGCAGATCAAGAAACTTGACGGCGCTAACCTGCTCTACAAGGTGACCAGCACGTTCGCCGATCTGGATCTGCGGCCGGAGGTCGTCGACAACCACCAGATGGGTTACATCTTCGAGGAACTGATCCGGCGGTTCGCCGAGCAGTCCAACGAGACCGCAGGTGAGCACTTCACACCGCGTGAGGTCATCGAGCTGATGGTGAACCTGCTGATCGCCCCAGACGACGAGGCGTTGAGCAAGCCAGGCGTGATTCGCCGAGTGCTGGATCCGGCGTGCGGGACGGGCGGGATGCTCAGCGCCGCCTACGAGCACATCACCACGATGAATGCGGACGCGACCGTCGAGGTCTACGGGCAGGAGCTCAACCCGGAGTCGTGGGCAATCTGTCGGTCTGACCTCATGATCAAGGACCAGGACCCGGACAACATCAAGTTCGGCAACTCTTTCAGCGACGACGGCCACTACCGTCGGACGTTCCACTATCTGCTGGCCAATCCGCCGTTCGGCGTCGAGTGGAAGAAGGTCAAGGAGGACGTCGAAGGCGATCTTGAACAGCTCGGCGAGAACAGCCGGTTCTGGCCGGCGCTGCCGCGCATCAACGACGGGTCCCTGCTGTTCCTGCAGCACATGCTGTCGAAGATGAACTCCGTCGAGGACGGCGGCGGCCGGGTCGCGATCGTGTTCAACGGCTCCCCGCTGTTCACCGGAGCCGCCGGATCGGGCGAGTCGCAGATCCGCCAGCACATCCTTGAAAACGACTGGCTCGAAGCTGTCGTCGCGCTGCCGGACCAGCTGTTCTACAACACCGGTATCTCCACCTATTTCTGGATTCTCACCAACCGCAAGAGCCCCGACTACAAGGGCAAAGTGGTGCTGCTCGACGCCCGCGAGTACTGGCAGAAAATGCGGAAGTCGTTGGGTGATAAGCGAAAGTACGTCGCGTCGGATCAGATCGCCGAGATCACCCGCCTCTACGCAGAGGCACTGCAGGTGGCGAAGGACGAGAACCACCCGCTGCACGGCAAGGTCAAGGTTTTCGAAAACGACGACTTCGGCTACCGCAGGATCACCGTCGAACGCCCTCTGAAGCTGCGGTTCGAGTTCACCGAGGAGATCCTCGCCTCACTCGGCGAGGCCAAGCAGATCCAGAAACTCGACGACCCCGAGCAGTTCGTGGCCGCGCTGCGACCACTGCTCGGCCAAACCTGGTGGAAGAAGACCGAAGCCTGGCTGGCACTCAAGGACGCCATCGTCGCCGCCGGGCTCACTTGGCCCACCGGTGCCGCTTTCAACAAGGCTCTGCGCGACGCCATCGGCGTCCGCGACCCCGAGGGCGAAGTCCAGATCGCCAAGGGCGAGACCGAACCCGACCCCGAACTCCGCGACTACGAAAACGTGCCCCTCGACCAGGACGTTGAGGACTACCTCGAACGCGAGGTACTGCCGCACGTCCCCGACGCCTGGATCGACCACACCAAGACCAAGATCGGGTACGAGATTCCGTTCACCCGCCACTTCTACGTGTACGAACCGCCGAGACCGCTGGCGGAGATCGACGCCGAGCTGAAGGCGCTGGAGGCCGAGATCCAGGAACTGTTGGGGGAGGTGACGGAGTGA